From Clostridium sp. SY8519:
AAGGTCATAGAGGCTGCTGATTTTACAAGATTCCATTATTGTTTCTCCTTATCTCCCGCCGCCCTGCGGCCGGAAGATTTGTCTGTCTGTTTGCTGTAGTATCCCGCGTCTCTGCGGAAAAATTCGCTGATCTGGTACTGGTTGTGCAGCTGAAGCACCTGGGAGGTCTTTTTCTGGATAAAAGCCTCCAGCTTGTCCATATATTCCTGTTCGGTGATGCTGCCCTCCGCCACATAAGTCAATCCTTTTTCCCAGCTGGCCGTCAGTTCCGGATTCAGCAGGGATCGTATGGATGACTCCACGATATCATAGATCAGTTCCCCCTGCAACATCGGTGTGATGATCTGGGTCTTCCGGTTGTTGGTCAGGTACCGGTTGCGGATCAATTTTTCCAGGATGCCGCTTCGTGTGGCGCTGGTGCCGATGCCGCAGCCCCGGATCTGTTCCCTGAGTTCTTCATCTTCGATGAGCTGGCCCGCGTTTTCCATCGCCAGGATAATGGATCCGGAATTATACCGCTTCGGAGGTGATGTTTCGCCTTCCCGGATCGCATAATCTGTGACCGGCAGTTTCATTCCTTTTTTCAGAGTGGCAAGCGCATCTACCGCCGATCCGTCGGACAGGCCGTCCTCCTTTTCTTCCTTTTTCTTTTTTAAAAAAGAATACTTCATTACCGTCTGATATCCCGGTGTCCGCAGGACTTTAAATCCGGCAAAGAACTTTTCCCGGTCAAGATCCGCTGTGAGTCTGATCCGCTGATACTCAGCCGGCGGGTAAAAAATCGCCAGAAATCTGCGGACAATCACTTCGTACACTTTCGACGAAACAGCCGGCAGTCCCCGCAGCGCGGAAAATCCCTGCCCCGTAGGGATGATGGCGTAATGGTCTGTGATCTGACTGTCATTGACATAGCGGCCTGACCCGATTTTCTTATAGGAGCCTGACGCAAGGATCTGTTCCGCGCAGTCTTTCACCCCTGGGATTGCCCTTAAGCCGCGGAGATTTCGGTCGATCTCCTTGGCGATGGCGGAAGACAGCACTCTGGCATCGGTACGGGGATAGGTGACCAGTTTTCGTTCATAGAGTTCCTGCACAATTTTCAGGGTTTCCTCCGGGCTGATTTTGAAAAACCTGGCGCAGTCATTCTGCAGTTCTGCCAGATTATATAACAGGGGAGGATTTTTCTTCTCTGTTTTTCGCGTCACGGAGGAAACCGTCATCTCCTGCGGACTGACGGTCCGCAGGGTGTCAATCAGCTCCTGCGCGTCTTCTTTTCTGCGGAATCCATTGTCTTTATACAATTTTGGCGAACCGAAATACCGGGATCCCTCCACGGCTTTCCATTCACTGTCAATCGAAAATCCATTGTACTCCAGCCCGGCAGCCACACGGTAAAACGGCGTTTTTACAAAATTGCGGATTTCTCTTTCCCGGCGTACCACCATTCCCAGAACGCAGGTCATGACCCGACCCACGGAAATCACCGCATACTTCTGATGCAGAAAAGCAGCCAGCGCATTGCCGTATTTCAGCGTAAGAAGGCGGGAAAAATTAATTCCCATCAGGTAGTCTTCCTTTGCCCGCAGATAGGCAGACGCCGACAGATTGTCGTATTCCGACCAGTCCTTCGCCTCACGGATCCCCCGCAGGATCTCCTCTTCTGTCTGCGAATCAATCCAGACCCGTTTTCGTTCTTTGCCTTTCACCTGGGCCATCTGATCCACCAGACGGTAAATATACTCCCCTTCCCGTCCGGAGTCCGTGCAGATATAGATCACGTCCACGTCCGGCCGGTTCAGCAGCGCAGATACATTGCGGAACTGCTTTTCATTGGAAGCAATTACTTCATATTTAAACTTCTCCGGAAGAAAGGGAAGGGTATTCAGGCTCCACCGCTTCAGTTTCGGATCATACGCCTCCGGATAGCTCATGGTTACCAGATGCCCGTAGCACCAGGTGATCACTGACTGCTCCGACTCCATATAACCGTCGAAACGCTTCATATTTTCTTTCAGCGCGGCCGCGAAATCACGGGCCACACTTGGTTTCTCTGCAATATATAGAGACTTTGACATGCCATGCTCCTTTTTTTGTCACTGTTTCCCTGGAACTCCGGATATCATCAGAGCACGTTCCGCCTGTCAAAGTATAAGGAAGGCTCTGTCGGAGCCTTCCTTATACATAAGTGATACATAAGTACTGCCGCAGAGCGGCTGTCCAGCTGTACGGA
This genomic window contains:
- a CDS encoding DNA topoisomerase — translated: MSKSLYIAEKPSVARDFAAALKENMKRFDGYMESEQSVITWCYGHLVTMSYPEAYDPKLKRWSLNTLPFLPEKFKYEVIASNEKQFRNVSALLNRPDVDVIYICTDSGREGEYIYRLVDQMAQVKGKERKRVWIDSQTEEEILRGIREAKDWSEYDNLSASAYLRAKEDYLMGINFSRLLTLKYGNALAAFLHQKYAVISVGRVMTCVLGMVVRREREIRNFVKTPFYRVAAGLEYNGFSIDSEWKAVEGSRYFGSPKLYKDNGFRRKEDAQELIDTLRTVSPQEMTVSSVTRKTEKKNPPLLYNLAELQNDCARFFKISPEETLKIVQELYERKLVTYPRTDARVLSSAIAKEIDRNLRGLRAIPGVKDCAEQILASGSYKKIGSGRYVNDSQITDHYAIIPTGQGFSALRGLPAVSSKVYEVIVRRFLAIFYPPAEYQRIRLTADLDREKFFAGFKVLRTPGYQTVMKYSFLKKKKEEKEDGLSDGSAVDALATLKKGMKLPVTDYAIREGETSPPKRYNSGSIILAMENAGQLIEDEELREQIRGCGIGTSATRSGILEKLIRNRYLTNNRKTQIITPMLQGELIYDIVESSIRSLLNPELTASWEKGLTYVAEGSITEQEYMDKLEAFIQKKTSQVLQLHNQYQISEFFRRDAGYYSKQTDKSSGRRAAGDKEKQ